One Leclercia pneumoniae genomic region harbors:
- a CDS encoding ABC transporter ATP-binding protein yields MIDIQNLNLTFGEGEKRTQVLYDVNIHVQPGEIYGLVGESGSGKTTVLKCLAGLFTHWEGALAIDGVALGRSISAERCRRVQMVFQDPYGSLHPRHTIGDILEEPLQIHGMKERDRRIHTLLDRVGLNRAFRDRYPHQLSGGQRQRVAIARALILEPQVLLLDEPTSALDVSVQAEILNLLAELQRESNLTYLMVTHDLGVIAHLCQKVAVMQYGKILETLSVDELVAGHAKTDYTRMLVNASQQYSREMAREVAAY; encoded by the coding sequence ATCGATATACAGAATCTTAATCTGACTTTCGGCGAAGGTGAAAAGCGCACCCAGGTGCTGTACGACGTGAATATCCATGTTCAGCCAGGCGAGATTTATGGCCTGGTGGGAGAGTCGGGCTCCGGCAAAACCACAGTACTGAAGTGCCTGGCGGGGCTTTTCACCCACTGGGAGGGGGCGCTCGCTATTGACGGGGTCGCGCTCGGACGCAGCATCAGCGCTGAACGTTGTCGTCGGGTCCAGATGGTGTTCCAGGATCCGTACGGTTCGCTACACCCGCGCCACACTATCGGCGATATTCTGGAAGAGCCGCTGCAAATCCATGGGATGAAAGAGCGGGATCGCCGTATTCACACCCTGCTGGATCGGGTGGGATTAAACCGGGCTTTTCGCGATCGCTATCCGCATCAGCTTTCAGGCGGGCAACGCCAGCGTGTGGCTATCGCCCGCGCGTTGATACTGGAGCCGCAGGTCTTACTGTTGGATGAGCCCACCTCGGCACTGGACGTATCGGTACAGGCGGAGATCCTCAACCTGCTGGCAGAATTGCAGCGGGAGTCGAATCTCACCTATCTGATGGTCACGCATGATCTGGGGGTGATTGCTCATCTCTGCCAGAAGGTAGCGGTAATGCAGTACGGCAAGATCCTTGAAACGCTGAGCGTGGATGAACTGGTCGCCGGTCATGCGAAGACGGATTACACGCGAATGCTGGTCAATGCCAGTCAACAATATAGCCGTGAGATGGCGCGTGAGGTGGCGGCATATTAA